A stretch of the Dioscorea cayenensis subsp. rotundata cultivar TDr96_F1 chromosome 4, TDr96_F1_v2_PseudoChromosome.rev07_lg8_w22 25.fasta, whole genome shotgun sequence genome encodes the following:
- the LOC120258641 gene encoding uncharacterized protein LOC120258641, producing the protein MERPFLMDEIKFAIFSLGGNKAPGPDGFPLYFFKLFWDTVKNDIFKLCEDFYFGRANLERINWANLALIPKVESPELLGDYRPISLINSTLKIISKLLAIRLSKGRCILDNVVVVEELIFSMQKRRLPGFVLKVDFAKAFDLVDWDFLLNLLRAKGFGDRWVNLIEKILVSSKANVLINGSPNGYIRYHRGLRQGDPLSPLLFVLVSDVLSEMFNHALVSKIFIGVPLGPLKSRCNLQYVDDLLILITGGLEDLRIVKLILFLFEGMSGLHANFAKTCLYSSNSRVLPDAAAAATLNCTSWRLPVTYLGIPISGGKPRKQDWEGIITKIRRRLSSWKVKQLSIGGRLMLVNSVLFALPTTYWMSIFRLPSWGEGVFLLEGSIDGLPALRCCFKREIYSSAETLFWKDRWLNGRAPMFVWQDIFNSCTQQNASFNELESLLDEQPFCEDVDVADIQEQRRTRRHDENNKKRWSLNGNGQFTVKSFYNFLNDGGLRCNVAKIMWKSNCPKKINIFNWLVWKNKVLSLENLELRRCNNLPTATCVMCHTNMESVDHLFLHCSLANEVWVFFCRLLSVPEPPDSMHLIWSSWRNSVRPEARLSVDFPVKALTWNIWLARNDRIFNAKILPTHCIIININRMLLSWFDALANSAKEKLEDSMSKVKRSLEFLGSRSQLVGEGYTCRGGTRSCHGLVRPVAYVLRGNCVSSGGLLFCVALVHLLWCEGFCYSFVSV; encoded by the exons ATGGAGAGGCCTTTTTTGATGGATGAAATCAAATTCGCTATTTTCAGTTTGGGAGGTAATAAAGCACCGGGACCTGACGGCTTCCCTTTGTATTTCTTTAAACTGTTTTGGGATACGGttaaaaatgacattttcaaGCTCTGTGAGGACTTCTACTTTGGTAGAGCGAACTTAGAGAGGATTAACTGGGCAAACCTGGCTCTTATCCCCAAGGTTGAGTCGCCTGAGCTCCTGGGGGATTATAGGCCTATCAGTCTCATCAACTCGACCCTTAAAATTATTTCCAAGCTTTTAGCAATTCGGTTAAGCAAG GGTCGCTGTATTTTGGATAATGTGGTAGTCGTGGAAGAGCTTATTTTTAGCATGCAAAAGAGAAGACTACCTGGGTTTGTTTTGAAGGTTGACTTTGCTAAAGCTTTTGACTTAGTGGATTGGGATTTCCTTTTGAATCTCCTTAGAGCTAAGGGTTTTGGGGATCGATGGGTAAATTTGATAGAAAAAATTCTTGTATCTTCGAAGGCTAATGTGTTGATCAATGGTTCGCCGAACGGCTACATTCGTTATCATAGAGGTTTGCGACAAGGGGATCCCCTTTCCCCGCTGTTATTTGTCCTGGTTTCAGATGTTCTAAGTGAGATGTTCAATCATGCGTTGGTATCCAAGATTTTCATAGGAGTACCTTTGGGTCCTCTCAAAAGTAGATGCAATCTTCAGTATGTAGATGACCTTCTGATACTGATAACAGGAGGTTTAGAGGACCTCAGGATCGTAAAATtgatcttatttctttttgaaggAATGTCCGGGCTACATGCTAATTTCGCCAAGACTTGTCTGTATTCAAGTAATTCAAGAGTTTTGCCAGATGCTGCGGCTGCTGCAACCCTAAACTGCACTTCTTGGAGGCTTCCGGTGACGTACTTGGGTATCCCTATCTCGGGTGGGAAACCGCGCAAGCAGGATTGGGAGGGGATCATCACGAAAATTCGACGAAGATTATCTTCATGGAAGGTTAAGCAGCTCTCGATTGGGGGAAGGCTCATGTTGGTCAATTCAGTTTTGTTTGCGCTCCCCACCACCTACTGGATGTCGATCTTCAGGCTACCTAGCTGG GGGGAGGGTGTCTTTCTTCTGGAAGGGAGTATTGACGGTCTTCCAGCACTACGTTGCTGTTTTAAAAGAGAAATTTATTCGAGTGCAGAAACTCTCTTCTGGAAGGACCGGTGGCTCAATGGCAGGGCCCCGATGTTCGTCTGGCAGGATATTTTTAACAGCTGTACGCAACAAAATGCTTCTTTCAATGAGTTAGAGTCCCTGTTAGATGAGCAACCATTCTGTGAGGATGTTGACGTTGCTGATATCCAGGAGCAGCGTAGGACACGTAGGCATGATGAGAATAACAAAAAAAGGTGGTCATTAAATGGGAACGGACAGTTCACGGTGAAATCCTTCTACAATTTCCTTAATGATGGGGGTCTGCGATGCAATGTGGCAAAGATTATGTGGAAAAGTAATTGtccaaagaaaatcaatatCTTCAACTGGCTGGTTTGGAAGAATAAGGTGCTTTCATTGGAAAATTTGGAATTAAGAAGATGTAACAATCTTCCGACTGCAACATGCGTGATGTGTCACACCAACATGGAGTCGGTTGACCACCTGTTTCTTCATTGCTCGTTGGCTAATGAGGTGTGGGTGTTCTTTTGTAGGTTACTATCAGTGCCTGAACCTCCAGATTCTATGCACCTTATTTGGTCTTCATGGAGAAACTCTGTGAGACCGGAGGCTAGGCTTTCTGTGGATTTTCCGGTCAAGGCATTgacttggaatatttggctcgCGAGAaatgatagaatttttaatgctaaaattCTACCTACACACTGCATTATCATCAATATTAATCGCATGCTACTTTCGTGGTTCGATGCTCTTGCAAATTCTGCTAAGGAGAAACTAGAAGATTCCATGTCCAAGGTCAAGCGCAGTCTCGAGTTTCTTGGTTCGAGGAGTCAGTTGGTCGGGGAGGGATATACCTGCCGAGGAGGCACCAGATCTTGTCACGGGCTAGTCCGTCCTGTTGCTTATGTTTTGCGAGGAAATTGTGTTTCCTCGGGTGGTTTGTTGTTTTGTGTTGCCCTTGTTCACCTCTTGTGGTGTGAGGggttttgttattcttttgtGTCGGTTTGA
- the LOC120258643 gene encoding uncharacterized protein LOC120258643, with the protein MAAVVATVTVEAAPTSSSSFSASLPSPSQESELDSVTPAIWRSLGGNHFDDYYWSPSQGSSDGMIIGWNSSTLKGKLIHSSKFCLTVEFHNSLIEDIWLCTSVYGPNDKHLKQSFWNEIRSSNGGKTNPWVICGDFNAIFSTLDKNQGVPFREDITQAQALMRDLNLVEPPSVGFGDLIQTWWKEVNPQGCGAFILSKKLSHTRAKLRAWANTSFGSIKLWKLNILREIENLDVIKDTRCLSESELQRDSELKQTLHNTLNLEETYWRQRSRVTWLKEGDSNTKFFHAVANGRRNHFYFGSSNLERINWANIVLIPKTNSPELVSDFRPISLINSSLKIISKVLASKLGKVIDSLIETHQSVFIAGRCILDNIVAAEETISSLQKRRIMGNIIKVDFAKAFDMVNWDFLLDLLKAHGFGERWIGWIERLMFTSKSSILVNGSVNGFVRHKRDLRHGDPLSPLLFILVVDVLSSLLSNALDSGILYGVPLGSQGKICHLQYVDDLLILTAGGA; encoded by the exons ATGGCAGCAGTAGTGGCGACGGTGACGGTGGAGGCGGCAccgacttcttcttcttctttctctgctAGTCTCCCTTCTCCTTCTCAG GAATCTGAACTTGACTCAGTTACTCCTGCGATCTGGCGATCTTTAGGAGGTAATCACTTTGACGATTACTATTGGTCCCCTTCCCAGGGTTCCTCTGATGGGATGATAATTGGTTGGAACAGTTCCACACTCAAGGGGAAACTGATTCACTCCAGTAAATTCTGCTTAACTGTTGAGTTTCATAACTCACTTATTGAAGATATCTGGCTATGTACTTCTGTGTATGGCCCTAATGATAAACATCTCAAACAATCTTTCTGGAATGAGATCCGATCTAGCAATGGGGGTAAAACTAATCCTTGGGTGATCTGTGGTGACTTCAATGCCATCTTTTCAACTTTAGATAAAAACCAAGGAGTCCCATTCAGAGAGGACATCACACAGGCGCAAGCTCTTATGCGCGATCTTAATCTTGTGGAACCTCCTTCTGTGG GTTTTGGTGATCTCATTCAAACTTGGTGGAAGGAAGTGAACCCCCAAGGTTGTGGTGCCTTCATTTTATCCAAAAAATTGTCTCACACCAGAGCTAAATTGAGGGCCTGGGCTAATACTTCTTTTGGCTCTATTAAATTGTGGAAACTCAACATCCTCCGTGAAATCGAAAATCTTGATGTGATTAAGGATACTCGTTGCCTTTCAGAATCTGAACTCCAAAGAGATTCTGAACTTAAGCAAACTCTGCACAACACTCTTAATCTTGAGGAAACGTACTGGAGACAACGCTCTAGAGTCACTTGGCTTAAGGAAGGCGACTCCAACACCAAATTTTTTCATGCTGTTGCTAACGGTAGAAGAAACC ATTTCTACTTTGGTTCATCTAATCTGGAACGAATCAATTGGGCAAACATCGTCCTTATTCCCAAGACTAATTCACCTGAATTAGTGTCCGATTTTCGTCCCATCAGCCTTATCAATTCTTCTCTCAAAATCATCTCGAAAGTGCTTGCCTCCAAACTTGGCAAAGTCATCGACTCTCTTATTGAGACTCATCAGTCTGTTTTTATCGCGGGTAGATGTATTCTTGATAATATTGTGGCGGCGGAGGAGACGATCTCTAGCCTCCAAAAGCGCAGAATCATGGGCAATATTATAAAGGTTGATTTCGCCAAAGCCTTTGATATGGTTAACTGGGATTTCCTTCTTGATCTTCTGAAAGCTCATGGTTTTGGGGAGCGTTGGATTGGTTGGATTGAAAGATTGATGTTCACTTCTAAATCCTCTATTCTTGTAAATGGCTCAGTGAATGGATTTGTCAGACACAAAAGAGACCTCAGACATGGAGACCCCCTCTCCCCTCTCCTGTTCAttcttgttgttgatgttttaagtTCACTGCTCTCCAACGCCTTAGATTCTGGAATCCTTTATGGGGTCCCCCTTGGCAGTCAGGGGAAGATTTGTCATCTTCAATACGTAGATGATCTACTTATTTTAACAGCTGGAGGGGCATAA
- the LOC120258644 gene encoding uncharacterized protein LOC120258644: MLKANANRKSLNAIFGGIEENQFRYVTTCDCAKNAWDILQRIHEDTNLVKISKLKMLSTIFENLKMREEETIIIFNSKLMDIANQAFQLGKKYFDKILVQKTLRSLLRRFDAKVVAIEEGRDITTMRLDELMGSLQAYDMNLNPGRREEDIVMKAEATRSKELQHTIVTEDKAKDIINNRTTLPTVIKKAEVFRNFNAFASPVTTSIATPGESDCEVVTENDLLHGYELMLNKIVKMFTQNKSLAKELKVCQEKLNDAEKTINYMKKGKAKIDEISFKASVTQHNIETIKETSGVKKGKVEAGDKGFLMNYKECQVGHVTFGDGQKGQVVGKGTLMVPGYPRLKNILHVEGLKDRCVVYDEAGQYGLIGSRSSDNCYLLEKLEVCYNAFSNITEIWHQKLIHLNFINLMKIAEIEAVKGVPKLTKKEDGVCRPCQLGKKSRATHKVLQHIVTKRVSNWVDILKEKSDTFEAFKNLCMQLQNEKVCQIGKIVRIRNDHEREFENAQFAEFSKEHGIHHEFSATKTP, encoded by the exons ATGCTCAAAGCGAATGCTAATAGAAAATCACTCAATGCTATTTTTGGAGGAATAGAAGAGAACCAGTTCAGGTATGTTACAACATGTGATTGCGCCAAGAATGCTTGGGACATTCTACAAAGAATTCATGAAGATACAAATTTGGTGAAAATCTCCAAGCTCAAGATGTTGTCAACCATATTTGAGAATCTCAagatgagagaagaagagacTATCATCATATTCAACAGCAAACtgatggacatagcaaatcaaGCATTTCAACTCGGTAAGaagtattttgataaaatactTGTTCAGAAAACTCTCAGATCTCTTCtaagaagatttgatgctaaAGTTGTTGCAATAGAAGAAGGAAGGGACATCACAACTATgagacttgatgagttgatgggatCCTTACAAGCCTATGATATGAATTTGAATCCaggtagaagagaagaagatatagTTATGAAAGCTGAAGCAACAAGGTCGAAAGAGTTGCAACATACTATTGTAACTGAAGACAAAGCAAAAGATATAATCAACAATCGTACTACTTTACCAACTGTGATAAAGAAAGCTGAAGTTTTCAGAAATTTCAATGCTTTTGCTAGTCCAGTTACAACCTCAATAGCAACACCTGGAGAAAGTGATTGTGAAGTGGTTACTGAAAATGATCTTCTTCATGGGTATGAACTTATGctaaataaaattgttaaaatgTTCACACAAAACAAAAGTCTTGCAAAAGAGCTGAAAGTATGTCAAGAAAAGTTGAACGATGCTGAAAAGACCATAAACTACATGAAGAAGGGAAAAGCCAAGATTGATGAGATATCTTTTAAAGCAAGTGTTACTCAACATAATATTGAGACTATAAAAGAGACATCAGGAGTCAAGAAAGGTAAAGTTGAAGCAG GTGACAAAGGCtttttgatgaattacaaaGAATGTCAAGTTGGGCATGTGACTTTTGGTGATGGTCAAAAAGGTCAAGTAGTTGGAAAAGGAACATTGATGGTTCCTGGGTATccaagattgaaaaatattctaCATGTAGAGGGACTCAAG GATAGATGTGTGGTCTACGATGAAGCTGGTcaatatggtttaattggttcaAGATCTTCAGACAATTGCTATTTGCTAGAAAAATTGGAAGTCTGTTACAACGCATTTTCCAACATCACTGAAATCTGGCATCAGAAGCTTATACATCTGAACTTCATAAACTTAATGAAGATTGCAGAAATAGAAGCTGTTAAGGGAGTGCCCAAGCTTACAAAAAAGGAAGATGGTGTATGCAGACCTTGTCAACTGGGAAAGAAAAGTCGTGCTACTCACAAAGTGTTGCAACACATTGTTACAAAAAGAGTGTCAAATTGGGTGGACATCTTGAAGGAGAAATCAGATACCTTTGAAGCTTTCAAGAATTTATGCATGCAACTTCAAAATGAGAAAGTGTGTCAAATTGGGAAGATTGTCAGAATTAGAAATGATCATGAAAGAGAATTTGAAAATGCTCAGTTTGCAGAATTTAGCAAAGAACATGGGATTCATCATGAATTTTCAGCTACAAAAACTCCTTAA